The genomic segment AAGACGAAAATCATACATTGTGCCAAGATGGCTATGCAGTCTCTGCTGATGATCACAATAAAAATGCGTTGCAGGATAAAAAATTCGGTGTAGAAAGGTAGTTGTAGTTGTACGTACATTGAATAAGTATCAATTATATATAATTGCAGTGAGATAGTAATTATGGAAACTTTAAAGCAATCGTGTCACACGGTACCtgcaaattttttaattttatatttctttATATTATATATGCATAATGCATCACTAACAGTGATTTATTACGATAATCACAGAATTACACGTTCACGGTTGTGATTTAGCTTCATTCGCTACTATGATCACGATTGGCATATACGGATATTaaaacttttttttttccccccttttATACAGGGTGTTCGGTAACTGGTGATACAACCGAAAAGGGGGTAATTCTAGATGAAAAAATAaatcgaaaatatagaataacaatttttcatctgagactttgttttcgagaaagtTGACTTTGAATTTTTGCCGGGTATGGGTGCACGTCTCGTTAGAACGGATATCACTATAAATTGTTCTCTCATCGAGACACATAAATTACGAACACATAATGAAATAGAATGTTTGAAACAAAGTTTGAAGTTTGTAATAAAGTTCATTCTTacagaaattgctgaaaatgttgGCCATCCTGCCGAAAACAGAATTCTgctcttctaattaaatttctatgaacGTTTTCTAACATATTTGGTTGTTTTAATGCACGAAAGGCTACAATAATCTTTTCCTTCAATTGCTCACAACTTGTGATTTCTTCAGAATACACAATTGATTTAATATGACTCCATAAGTAAATGTCAAGCGGAGTTAAGCTCAGGAGAGCGTGGTGGTCAAACTGATGTTGATAGTTTGACGACCAATCCAACCTTGGTAATATTTTAAAAAACTTAAAAAAATCTCTCAAAAATAACCTTTTAGTCAGAAACGTGCAATACACGAGGTCTTAGAAAACTCAGTTTTATTATTCAGTGTACCCGTATTCAAGTGCATCGGTACCCGGCGAAAATTCCAAGTTTTTTGAAAACAAAGcctgaaatgaaaaattgttattctatattttccgcTTATTTTTTCATGTAGAATCACCCCCTTTTCGGTTGTATCACCAATTACCGAACACTCTATATATAAGCATTTTAAGGAATGAAATATTAATTCTTCTTCTCGATTTCAAATCGTAATATTCATTCAAATAGTATGAATTAGCATTTTTGTTGTGATAtcattaatataaaatatatgtatgCATGTTACGTGAAACGTAAATGCAAAGAACAATTATATTCTCTATGAATCAGAAGCAGTCACGAAAAATCATAAATCACATGTAATATTCTTCCATTAATTTCAAATTTTAATAATATCAAGGCATGCGTCTAATGGTAGCAAACAAATTCTTCAATTTTACAGGATATTTTgacagttttttttttcttcgaagtCACTTCAAGTTCATAGCCTTTAGGTTGTTGAACAATCATCTTGACATTGACTATAACGTTACGTTATAAAAAATGTATGTCAATATGCAAAAAAGTATGGATAACTTTAAGAAAAACTTCATGTATGCCTTGATATCATTTAAATCCGTTTGAATCATTTTTCGGAGCCTTTAAGAGTAGCGAAAGCACATATATGCACATATACCTATAATGATTGTAATcatctataatatttatagtagaAAATAGCTTTAGCATTAACAAAATTCTTTACTTCCATTTGTcgattatatatttaaaatatctataaatttttaattgcagAAATGCCACATTAAGTAATAATTACGCGCTATTTTATTCCCTAATTATATTTAGGATCCAGTCCATGTAATAGACAACTCTAGTATAAACTCCGGGAGCTCCCTCAGTACCACAATTCATAGGTCCAAAACTGACAATTCCGTGTTGAATGTATCTTAAATTGTTGTTGTATATTGTTGGAGCTTGAAGTGGTCCACCGCTGTCTCCCGCACAGGAATCTATACCTTTTTTACCACCCGCGCATATTTGCTTGTACCAAATTTGCGCCCTTTTTTTATACACCTCTGCACAATCCTTCAAACTCACTATTGGCAACGAAGCTTGCAGTAAATCTTGACTACGTATTCCAATTTCGGTCGCACCCCACCCTGTCACTGTTGCCTATATACCCAAAAAGATAAAAGTTAATATTTATagtaaaatatttgaaataaaCACTTATGTTTAATCATCATATTTACTCGTTTTAAAGTCATATTAGCCGGCAATCCAATGGGCATACAAATTGGTCGAACTGTTGGTGGTCTGAGATCGGCATCCCCGTCtaaccgtatcaaagcaatgtcaTTTTGCAACTTTTTGTTCGAGAATTCTGGATGGACGTGCGTACTCTCAATACCTATATCTTGGTATCTCTCGGCGCAAATGATTTCAATACCTTCCTCATCTTTATCACAATCGCGTTCAGTGCTTAAA from the Xylocopa sonorina isolate GNS202 chromosome 13, iyXylSono1_principal, whole genome shotgun sequence genome contains:
- the LOC143430110 gene encoding serine protease ea-like isoform X1; its protein translation is MIHRMLIFWLLILCGVNAQERCIAPPNKVGVCINIYSCKPIIDIIKSRPLSMTEFHDYLRSIQCGFEGNNPKVCCEQPVIKEETDPPDVSNHRNLPLLNLNECGPASQDRVLNGNKTGVLEYPWMALLFYDVGRSKPEYRCGGTLINKRYVLTAAHCVTLLPPHLRLIGIRLGEHDLSTERDCDKDEEGIEIICAERYQDIGIESTHVHPEFSNKKLQNDIALIRLDGDADLRPPTVRPICMPIGLPANMTLKRATVTGWGATEIGIRSQDLLQASLPIVSLKDCAEVYKKRAQIWYKQICAGGKKGIDSCAGDSGGPLQAPTIYNNNLRYIQHGIVSFGPMNCGTEGAPGVYTRVVYYMDWILNIIRE
- the LOC143430110 gene encoding serine protease ea-like isoform X3 encodes the protein MIHRMLIFWLLILCGVNAHIIKSRPLSMTEFHDYLRSIQCGFEGNNPKVCCEQPVIKEETDPPDVSNHRNLPLLNLNECGPASQDRVLNGNKTGVLEYPWMALLFYDVGRSKPEYRCGGTLINKRYVLTAAHCVTLLPPHLRLIGIRLGEHDLSTERDCDKDEEGIEIICAERYQDIGIESTHVHPEFSNKKLQNDIALIRLDGDADLRPPTVRPICMPIGLPANMTLKRATVTGWGATEIGIRSQDLLQASLPIVSLKDCAEVYKKRAQIWYKQICAGGKKGIDSCAGDSGGPLQAPTIYNNNLRYIQHGIVSFGPMNCGTEGAPGVYTRVVYYMDWILNIIRE
- the LOC143430110 gene encoding serine protease ea-like isoform X2, with translation MIHRMLIFWLLILCGVNAQERCIAPPNKVGVCINIYSCKPIIDIIKSRPLSMTEFHDYLRSIQCGFEGNNPKVCCEQPKEETDPPDVSNHRNLPLLNLNECGPASQDRVLNGNKTGVLEYPWMALLFYDVGRSKPEYRCGGTLINKRYVLTAAHCVTLLPPHLRLIGIRLGEHDLSTERDCDKDEEGIEIICAERYQDIGIESTHVHPEFSNKKLQNDIALIRLDGDADLRPPTVRPICMPIGLPANMTLKRATVTGWGATEIGIRSQDLLQASLPIVSLKDCAEVYKKRAQIWYKQICAGGKKGIDSCAGDSGGPLQAPTIYNNNLRYIQHGIVSFGPMNCGTEGAPGVYTRVVYYMDWILNIIRE